TGCAGCAATAGATGATAATCTGAAACAAGCAAACCTCACATGCCTTCCTCTCTTATTTGgaaccagtaataataataatttcagtaaGACTGTTATTGGATTAACGTAGGAGGAATGAAATTTCACAGAATTCTCCATTTTATCAGCCAAACGAAGAATTCTGCATCACTGTAAAGAATGCATATTCTTCTACTGACAGAAGCTGGTCTAATAAAGTTACTACTTTACTTGCTTGGTGTAACATTACTTGGAACAAGCCCAGGAAAAAAAGTTTATATATGCTAAATGAGAGGAAGAGATTGTTGTCTAATAGAGGTGGCACTGTTACATAtacttgttctgcatttgtaaggaaTTGGTACAGTATTTTAGTTTGACAGCACCCCTACTTTGGAACCCTTTATGTATTGATGTCAAACAGGTgccttcgctgtactcttttcagtgcctgctaaaaacttccTTTGTTTAGGCAAACCTACTCAGATACATAGAATGTttacattattatcattatcattatcattatcattatcattattatttgtaccccacccatctggctaggtcccccaagcaactctgggtggctaccaacaaatattaaaatacattaaaatgtcaccgattaaaaacttccctaaacaggtgttTTGATCTGGTTCTTTAGTTTATCTttgattttaattattctttCAATGTTTTAATAGCTGTTTTTAACTATTTTTGTTGATAATTTTACTGGGTTTTCTCCTCgttgaaaactgctttgagggtttttttcttaCACTCAAgtagcatataaattttatgaaataaatgaaaggaaTATAATGCATTGTGTGGGTCAGAGGCGTTGGGATAATCATTCCCCATtcctgcagatttatttatttatttattgtcattattGGAGGACCTTTACATATAGGTCATCCTGTTTCATGTCCAAAGCATTTGCCTAGGGGCATGGATTAAGGTAGGGAGACATTTTCTAGCTACATCAGAATCACATAGCTTAACCTTTGAAGTATGGTTTTCAGGCTGCAACCTGTGCTGCAACTTTAAATTCCCATGGTGCAGTGAGAAATCAGGTATCCATGGCATTTCCTGTACATTCCTTCCCTGCTCTTCTTCTGATAGCTGCCACAAGCAGGACTCCAGGTagacagggtggataaaaagaCAGATGGAAGAATGGGCTAGAAAAGCTGTGGCTACATGAGGTACCAGGAAAGTAATCTCTGGGTTGCCACCAGGGAAAGCTTGTAAGAGTTGATGAACTCATTctaaaacctggagagctgctgccaatcagtgtagggaATACTGAGCttgattgaccaatggtctgactcagggcaaggcagtttcctacatATATTCCAAATCAAGACCCCCACTGTGAGGGAGAAAGGGTTAGGCTCTAGGCTTGAGGAGACACTAGCCAAAGTGCCCTCTGGTGGGTGGAgccgccattttaatttcccacaaactGTCATTCCAGGGAATCGCGGGAAATTAAGATGGTACCTCACAGGTTTGGTTAGCAAGCGGGAGATGCGGGGGCAAGATGGAAGTCAGTGCTGGTGGGCTTTGTAAGGGGAAGGGGCCTGAGAATGTGCAAACAACCAAGGTTAAAATAATCCTTAACAGAATTCAAGCACTGTCTGTGTATGTGTTAGTTTTTGAATTGGTTCAGTGCATATATTTCAATGAAGAGGTACATCCTCGTATGGGCAGTGGTAGATTAAAAGTCAAAGCCTGTGGATGAGCTAGAATTTTATGCTTCCCTGCCCTATTTGTTTCTGTTTCCTTCATTAGTGCAAATATTTAATTGTTTGCCTTTATTATTTGCAATAAGCTTTCAAGTCCACTGAGGAAGACGAGTCTGAAAGACAGGTCTTACCTTTTTGTAGTGTGTCTATGTTTAAATTTTTCTGATTCATTTACTTATTTGCAATGAATTTCTGTTACATGTTTTACCTTAAACCCCCTTTTCAGCTGCCTGTCTTAAGACACCAAGTGCCTGGAGGGAGAGTTCCTTATACACCTCAAGCAccgttttttttttcaaacttccCCCCTCAGTgaaagtccccccccaaaaaaaaagctatttATCTGCTGCTAAGGACCCTTTCACTTCCTCTGCCATGGAACCTCAGCTGCATCTACAGAGGATTACAGAGTATGTTCTGGGCTAGAGCACACACGCAGTTCGTCCATTGCAATGGCATTGGGTCTCAGCATCGCCTCATATAAACTTAACCAGGAACACACCCCTATAGCTGCACATGGCAGAGAGATATTAGCAGTGGTGGGCAAGTTTATCTTTCAGGAAACCTTGCCTGCCATTCCAGATTTTCAGCCTGAATAATCCCTGATAAGCTCTGAAGGAATCACAGGCTCCTCAAGacacagtttgaaagcaagtaaACTGAAACATCCTGCAAGAGATGCTTATCTAGCCATTTTAGCATATTTCTCCCTCTGTCACACTGAAGCCCCGCTTCTTACTTCGGAAGCTGCCTCTCAGGTCCATAAAACCCAGCCCGTTTAGTTTTTCAAATGCCATTTTCCTGATGTCTCAAGGTAGACTCTTAATGAAGGCTTTGGGGTAGGAACTATGCTGCCCTGCTATATTTCCTATGAAAGTGCaatgtataaatattttaatattattgttattgttaataataataataataataataataataataataaatataaatcccAGATCACTCATTGGCACCCAGAAAGTTTGCTGCTGTAGTCTTGGAATGTTGACTCCCCCTTATCCAAAATGTTACAGTGAGGTCCTAAATCTAAAGGCGCATGAGGGCACccccttgctgaagctaagcaggtctgaggGGGGTAATCCTACTGCAAGATCTGCCGTGGCTCAGCCCAAAATATATGAATGTAATGTGTTCATCCTGGATCAGCTGGCTGAGCTGAATCCACTGTAAGtgtccacccccaaaaaacaaagtGTGTGTGAGGGCTGGACCACAATGGAGGGGAATTAGGCTGAATCCTAAGCCTGTTCAGTTCGGTCACATGACCAGGAAacctattttaaaggcttgtttcccctctgccaggcttaggcagagcagcagccctGCTGCTGACCAGGGTTTGGTTCTGCATAACTTTACATTCTCTGAACTTGCACCAGCTGGCATGATGCCAGTTTCTTGTGCACGTGATTGCTCCCTGGGTCTGGTTAGTGCTTGGATGGGGTAATCCTCCCACCAACCATCTTTGCTGTCCCATGCCACCCTTGGGAACCCCACACACCTTGCCTTGGGACTTCCTGGCAGACGAAAAGGCAACACAGTACTGCAAGAAAGTAAAAAAGCGGAGGAATCATTTCTGCTTTGTAGGAGTTACTGAGAAATAGCTACCCTTGGTTTAAAGGAGGTGCCCCCCTTTTCCTGCCCTGCCCTATCCccaccctttttcttctttttttgcaaagggggaagatGCGTGCGGTGACTTTGACCGATGGTTGTTTCCAGCGTGGCACGAGCACTTGGGAGAAACTGGTGGCAAGGCAACCATCGCGGTGATGAAGATGGCGTGGAGGAAGAAGACAGGGAGCATTGCAGAGAGGAGGACAGAGACGGGACACACTCGGACGGGACACCGTCGAAGATGGGGGGCGGGGTTAAGTATAAGATTTCCTCCTACCCTGAAGGCTCCCTGAGTGAGTCTGCTGTGTACCTGCTTTGCTCCTCCATGCTTCGGTTCTCCGCCGCCCGCCACTCGGGCATGGTGCTGGCGCACAGCACCACCATGGAGACGATGACGAAGAGGATGGAGACGGTGGCCAGGATCTGCGCGGCCAAGGAAGAGGTGGGCTCCTCGAAAGTCCTCCTCATCCTCTCCAGCCACTTCTTCTCGGCGCCGGGCGGGGGCGCTGCGCGGCCGCTGCCCTGCTCCGCGCCCTCCCCGGCTTCGGCGCCGCCGCCTCGGCTGCTGCTGGCGGTGGTGCTGCCGCTGCCCCAGGCCGCCCCGGCGGCGGGCTCGGCGGCCTGCAGGTCCTCGGCCGAGTAGGAGGTGTAGGTGTCGGACATGCGGTCGTCGAGGCGGCGCTGGCAGCAGTAGTCGAGGTGCGACGCCTCGAGGCCCCAGTAGATCATCTCGTTGTAGAAGGACAGCTCGCACATGTGGGGCACGAAGCGCAGGTGGCCGTAGCGCACGTAGAGCATGATGAAGCCGAAGGCTTCCGAGTGCCGGTCGAAGAAGTACTCGTTGCGCTCGCGGTCGTAGTCGTCGCAGACCTCCAGCACGTCCTGCTCCGACAGGCAGCCGTGCAGGCGGCTCAGGCGGCGCAGGGGGAAGTCCTTCAGCACCTCCCGGGAGAACGAGTATCGGGTGCCCCCCACGTTCAACACCACCACCGACGGGCCCCCCCGGCCAAAGTTCATGGCTTGGGGGGCGGGCGCGGGGGAGGGCGGAGACGGCGGGCGGGGGAGGACGGACGGCTCGCGCTACACCTCAGCAACCCCGAGGTGCGTCCGGGGAAGGGCGGGGTCCTCCTCGCTCAGGCTCGAAGCGGCGCCGTCTAGAGCCCGCGCTTATATGCCTGCCCTCCGGGTCTTTCTTTCGCGTCCTTTCGGAGGGGCGGCGTCCCGTTCCAAAGCGGAGCGCGCGCCGTCCGGCCCCCTCGGAGGGGAAAGCGAGTGCGCGGAGTCCGCCTCTCTCGGAAGGGAAAGCGAGCGGGCCACCGCTTGGCGGCGGCAAGTGAGGGGGCTTCACCGAGGGGCGGCGGGCGGCTCCGTGCGCTCCCGTCGCGCGTCGCCCGGCGCTGGCTGTGgcgaggcgccgccgccgccaccgcgcCGCGAGAGAGCCGAAGCGGGTTCCGCGAAGGGCATGGCTTGGCGCGGGAGGCTGGCAGGCAGGCGAGGCAAAGTCCGGCGAAGTTTGGACAGCTCCGGGCTGCCTTCCGCGCAGCCTTCGAGGC
Above is a window of Lacerta agilis isolate rLacAgi1 chromosome 3, rLacAgi1.pri, whole genome shotgun sequence DNA encoding:
- the KCNG3 gene encoding potassium voltage-gated channel subfamily G member 3 isoform X1 → MNFGRGGPSVVVLNVGGTRYSFSREVLKDFPLRRLSRLHGCLSEQDVLEVCDDYDRERNEYFFDRHSEAFGFIMLYVRYGHLRFVPHMCELSFYNEMIYWGLEASHLDYCCQRRLDDRMSDTYTSYSAEDLQAAEPAAGAAWGSGSTTASSSRGGGAEAGEGAEQGSGRAAPPPGAEKKWLERMRRTFEEPTSSLAAQILATVSILFVIVSMVVLCASTMPEWRAAENRSMEEQSRYTADSLREPSGIIEAVCIGWFTAECIVRFIVSKDKCEFVKRPLNIIDLLAITPYYISVLMTVFTGENSQLQRAGVTLRVLRMMRIFWVIKLARHFIGLQTLGLTLKRCYREMVMLLVFVCVAMAIFSALAQLLEHGLHLGKPNEGYASIPAACWWVIISMTTVGYGDVCPVTVPGRILGGICVVSGIVLLALPITFIYHSFVQCYHELKFRSARYSRSLSAEFLN
- the KCNG3 gene encoding potassium voltage-gated channel subfamily G member 3 isoform X2, with translation MNFGRGGPSVVVLNVGGTRYSFSREVLKDFPLRRLSRLHGCLSEQDVLEVCDDYDRERNEYFFDRHSEAFGFIMLYVRYGHLRFVPHMCELSFYNEMIYWGLEASHLDYCCQRRLDDRMSDTYTSYSAEDLQAAEPAAGAAWGSGSTTASSSRGGGAEAGEGKKWLERMRRTFEEPTSSLAAQILATVSILFVIVSMVVLCASTMPEWRAAENRSMEEQSRIIEAVCIGWFTAECIVRFIVSKDKCEFVKRPLNIIDLLAITPYYISVLMTVFTGENSQLQRAGVTLRVLRMMRIFWVIKLARHFIGLQTLGLTLKRCYREMVMLLVFVCVAMAIFSALAQLLEHGLHLGKPNEGYASIPAACWWVIISMTTVGYGDVCPVTVPGRILGGICVVSGIVLLALPITFIYHSFVQCYHELKFRSARYSRSLSAEFLN